One window from the genome of Sulfurimonas hongkongensis encodes:
- a CDS encoding winged helix-turn-helix domain-containing protein: MLEVIFGTKARELTLQYLLTFKEGYAREISKYFDISLPSIQNQLKNFEEGGLALSKMQGRTKIYFINPRYAFLDELTALLNKAKQYYKPELKNKFEMQRKRPRRPEKPL, from the coding sequence ATGTTAGAAGTAATATTTGGAACAAAAGCTCGTGAATTAACTCTACAATATCTTCTAACATTTAAAGAGGGGTATGCAAGAGAGATATCAAAATATTTTGATATATCACTTCCTTCCATTCAAAACCAACTCAAAAATTTTGAAGAGGGTGGACTGGCTCTTAGTAAAATGCAAGGGAGAACAAAGATATATTTTATAAATCCAAGGTATGCCTTTTTAGATGAACTCACAGCTTTACTTAACAAAGCCAAACAATACTACAAGCCTGAGTTAAAAAATAAATTTGAAATGCAAAGAAAAAGACCAAGAAGACCGGAGAAACCACTATGA
- a CDS encoding DUF4198 domain-containing protein codes for MIITQALIYSLLAHDMWVDDALVLHYGHMQMNHSHGDEKEIKKEEISKVFCSSGSNVFEIETKELKAECDTLFIVLNEAYYTKTPYGTKRQSKDKTKMAISSFKSIESVKRINKDNSKQIFNKGLELSLTNKLSSIEVGDKARLLVTYDGRARAGVSVAYADKVRGVSDRDGRINIRIQKAGLQNIKASLTLKDDGIKSDEIIHSSTLNIKVLK; via the coding sequence ATGATAATAACCCAAGCACTTATATACTCACTCCTTGCTCACGATATGTGGGTTGATGATGCCTTAGTTCTTCACTATGGACACATGCAGATGAATCATTCACATGGTGATGAAAAAGAGATAAAAAAAGAGGAGATTTCCAAAGTCTTTTGCTCTAGTGGCTCAAATGTTTTTGAAATAGAAACTAAGGAGCTAAAAGCTGAGTGTGACACACTCTTTATAGTCTTAAATGAAGCCTACTATACAAAAACACCATACGGAACTAAAAGGCAATCAAAAGATAAAACTAAGATGGCAATAAGTAGTTTTAAAAGCATAGAGTCTGTTAAAAGAATCAACAAGGATAACTCAAAACAGATTTTTAACAAAGGCTTAGAGTTAAGTCTAACTAATAAGCTCTCTAGCATAGAAGTAGGAGATAAGGCAAGGCTGTTAGTTACTTATGATGGTAGAGCAAGGGCTGGTGTAAGTGTCGCCTATGCAGACAAGGTTAGAGGTGTTAGCGATAGAGATGGAAGGATAAATATACGAATACAAAAAGCTGGACTTCAAAATATAAAAGCATCTCTGACACTTAAGGATGATGGCATTAAAAGTGATGAGATTATACATTCAAGCACGCTAAATATAAAAGTTTTAAAATGA
- the ilvD gene encoding dihydroxy-acid dehydratase, with protein MRSDIIKKGFDKAPHRSLLRATGLKDEDFDKPFIGIANSYIDIIPGHFFLHEYGEIVKEAIREAGGVPFVFNTIGVDDGIAMGHEGMLYSLPSREIIADSIETVMNAHQLDAMICIPNCDKIVPGMIMGALRVNVPTIFVSGGPMPAGHKNDGTPIDLSTAFEAVGEHAEGKMTDEELYEIECNACPSGGSCSGMFTANSMNTLCEAMGIALPGNGTVLAMTPERIEMVKKAAKRIVEMAKAEDSKYNIKNILNEKAVHNALVVDMAMGGSSNTVLHMLAIAKEADVNFPIEKINEIADNVAHIAKISPSLTTVHMDDIDKAGGVNAVMKEVSRRGGLLYLNNPTVTGETLGERIKDAHILNENIIHTNENAYSQVGGLSILFGNLALEGAVVKTAGIDPSMRQFKGTAVCFDSQPKAIAGIMSHKVKAGDVVVIRYEGPKGGPGMQEMLAPTALIQGMGLGESVALITDGRFSGATKGASIGHVSPEAAEGGLIALIEDGDEIELDTDNHLLQLNVSEEILAKRKEAWKPHKNEVKSKWLKRYQILVSNASNGAVLKTEL; from the coding sequence ATGAGAAGTGACATTATTAAAAAGGGTTTTGATAAAGCACCACACAGATCACTGCTAAGAGCTACTGGGCTTAAAGACGAAGATTTTGATAAGCCATTTATCGGTATCGCAAACAGTTATATTGATATCATCCCGGGACATTTTTTCTTGCATGAATATGGCGAAATAGTAAAAGAGGCTATACGTGAGGCTGGTGGTGTGCCATTTGTTTTTAACACTATCGGTGTAGATGATGGTATCGCTATGGGGCATGAAGGAATGCTTTACTCTCTTCCATCTCGTGAGATCATAGCTGATTCTATAGAGACAGTTATGAATGCGCATCAGCTAGATGCTATGATTTGTATCCCAAACTGTGACAAAATAGTTCCTGGTATGATTATGGGAGCTTTACGTGTAAATGTTCCTACTATCTTTGTTTCAGGTGGACCAATGCCAGCTGGACATAAAAATGATGGTACTCCAATTGACCTATCTACTGCATTTGAAGCTGTTGGCGAGCATGCTGAGGGTAAAATGACTGATGAAGAGCTTTATGAGATAGAGTGTAACGCTTGTCCATCTGGTGGAAGTTGTTCTGGTATGTTTACTGCAAACTCGATGAACACACTTTGTGAAGCTATGGGCATAGCACTTCCAGGAAACGGAACTGTTTTAGCCATGACTCCAGAGAGAATAGAGATGGTTAAAAAAGCAGCAAAGCGTATAGTTGAGATGGCTAAAGCTGAGGATAGTAAGTATAACATTAAAAATATTTTAAACGAAAAAGCAGTTCACAATGCGTTAGTTGTAGATATGGCGATGGGTGGAAGTTCAAACACAGTTTTACACATGTTAGCTATTGCAAAAGAAGCTGATGTAAATTTTCCTATAGAGAAGATTAATGAAATCGCTGATAATGTAGCGCATATCGCTAAAATTTCTCCATCATTAACAACTGTTCATATGGATGATATTGATAAAGCCGGTGGTGTAAATGCAGTTATGAAAGAAGTAAGCAGAAGAGGTGGTCTACTTTATCTCAACAACCCAACCGTAACAGGTGAGACGCTTGGTGAGAGAATAAAAGATGCTCACATTTTAAATGAGAACATAATTCATACAAATGAAAATGCTTACTCTCAAGTTGGCGGACTATCTATACTTTTTGGAAACCTAGCACTAGAGGGTGCTGTTGTAAAAACTGCTGGAATTGATCCATCTATGAGACAGTTTAAGGGAACGGCGGTTTGTTTTGACTCTCAACCAAAAGCGATAGCCGGTATCATGAGCCATAAAGTAAAAGCTGGTGATGTTGTAGTTATCCGTTATGAGGGTCCAAAAGGCGGTCCTGGTATGCAAGAGATGCTAGCCCCTACTGCGCTTATCCAAGGTATGGGACTAGGTGAGAGCGTAGCACTTATAACTGATGGTCGCTTTAGTGGAGCTACAAAGGGTGCCTCTATTGGACATGTCTCTCCTGAAGCCGCTGAGGGTGGCTTGATAGCTCTTATAGAAGATGGCGATGAGATAGAGTTAGATACAGATAATCATCTGCTTCAGCTAAATGTTAGTGAAGAGATTTTGGCAAAAAGAAAAGAAGCGTGGAAGCCCCATAAAAATGAGGTAAAATCAAAATGGTTAAAACGCTATCAGATTTTAGTGTCAAATGCGTCAAATGGAGCTGTTTTAAAAACGGAACTTTAA
- a CDS encoding energy-coupling factor ABC transporter ATP-binding protein has product MIECKNLSYNYQDFQLNEIEVLKDVSFKIDRGEKVLLLGINGSGKSTLLKLLNGLLYAKSGEFYFKENLVNKKYLKENSKDFRKSISLQMQDPSSMLFNPSVYDDIAFGLKHFGFNNVDDRVHHYAKKFEIESILKSSPLSLSGGQKQKVLLASLLCVEPEVLLLDEPTAHLDPPTTGWLVEFLDSLDVTALISTHNISLGKELADRAIVINREIIYDGKVEALLEDMPTLIKAQLVHKHRHKHDSVEHKHYHLHSWS; this is encoded by the coding sequence ATGATTGAGTGTAAAAATCTCTCTTACAATTACCAAGACTTTCAGCTAAACGAGATAGAAGTTTTAAAAGATGTTAGTTTTAAGATAGACAGGGGCGAAAAAGTACTTCTGTTAGGGATAAACGGCTCAGGAAAATCAACACTTCTTAAACTTTTAAATGGACTTCTTTATGCAAAAAGTGGAGAGTTTTACTTTAAAGAGAATCTTGTAAATAAAAAATACCTAAAAGAAAACTCTAAAGATTTTAGAAAGAGCATCTCCTTGCAGATGCAAGACCCATCTTCGATGCTTTTTAATCCAAGTGTTTATGATGATATAGCTTTTGGACTTAAACATTTTGGCTTTAATAACGTAGACGACAGAGTGCATCACTACGCAAAAAAGTTTGAGATAGAGAGCATTTTAAAATCAAGCCCTCTCTCACTAAGCGGTGGACAAAAACAAAAAGTTCTTTTGGCATCTCTTCTTTGTGTAGAACCCGAAGTCTTACTACTCGATGAACCTACAGCACACCTTGACCCACCTACAACAGGCTGGCTTGTAGAGTTTTTAGACTCACTAGATGTCACAGCCCTCATCTCCACTCACAATATCAGCCTAGGAAAAGAGCTAGCAGATAGAGCCATAGTCATAAATCGTGAGATAATTTACGACGGAAAAGTAGAAGCACTACTAGAAGATATGCCAACACTAATAAAAGCCCAACTAGTGCATAAACACAGGCATAAGCACGATAGTGTAGAGCATAAACACTATCATCTACATAGTTGGTCTTAA
- a CDS encoding transposase, translating into MKLQRDFDVIDAFVDSTTAKACAIKLNLSYQVVFNRYEHIRKLLIRHSHDYYEYKRENLDEFEEYIYICKSKKKDYANIIESQNFITFAYEKKVYTFLLPSLKRFQTKVDDENLKVAHGNEFKKFMLTNRISKLKTSEGTITKFWSFFEVFITPYKGVKSEYFLSYLKEAEFKFNYTKKEQKEILIYLWSLQSAA; encoded by the coding sequence TTGAAACTTCAGCGTGATTTTGATGTCATAGATGCCTTTGTAGATTCAACCACAGCAAAAGCATGTGCTATAAAACTAAATCTTAGCTACCAAGTAGTTTTTAACAGATATGAGCATATACGAAAGTTACTTATTCGTCATTCACACGATTATTATGAGTACAAAAGAGAGAATCTAGATGAGTTTGAAGAGTATATCTATATCTGCAAAAGTAAAAAGAAAGATTATGCAAATATCATCGAGTCACAAAACTTTATAACCTTTGCATATGAGAAGAAAGTATATACTTTTTTGCTTCCATCTTTAAAAAGATTTCAAACTAAAGTTGATGATGAAAACTTAAAAGTAGCACATGGAAATGAGTTCAAAAAATTCATGCTAACTAATCGTATATCTAAACTTAAAACTAGTGAGGGTACGATTACAAAATTTTGGAGCTTTTTTGAAGTTTTTATCACACCCTACAAAGGCGTAAAGAGTGAATATTTTTTAAGTTATTTAAAAGAAGCGGAGTTTAAATTTAACTATACAAAAAAAGAGCAAAAAGAAATTTTGATCTATTTATGGAGCTTACAATCTGCTGCCTAA
- a CDS encoding transporter gives MKKISILLALCTGLFAHHGVPSISLAGVEGPGAPLETTSSSTLPEGSLLAYLKVDHAKYKTYTSTRDGEAESSEYFMYGLGYGFNSYFSAYVFVPYYIKSQDDAFSTSGFHDISFQFVLGMKYDDGLMLTPSSESLDDMQDWHFTTSFSFTLPTGNSNATMPDGSLIDAGMQTGFGEPSFMLGLSATKWFGNDWTLVGDVSYNTFLENTYSDGSKVRFGDEFRLNTAISYMLYSKPASKLRLDFNMEANYLHLGRDIENGSGANATGGEMIYLTPGARLSYKTTSVAVGVKLPTWTNLNEEDLQQGAEGKEDYRLIFTFSALL, from the coding sequence ATGAAAAAAATTAGCATACTATTAGCACTCTGTACAGGGCTTTTTGCACATCACGGAGTTCCATCTATTAGTTTAGCAGGAGTAGAGGGACCTGGTGCACCACTTGAGACAACTTCATCTTCAACACTTCCAGAGGGCTCACTGCTTGCTTACTTAAAAGTTGATCATGCAAAGTACAAAACATACACTTCAACTAGAGATGGAGAGGCAGAGTCGAGTGAGTACTTTATGTATGGTTTAGGTTATGGATTTAACTCATATTTTAGTGCTTATGTCTTTGTTCCTTACTATATAAAATCACAAGATGATGCTTTTAGTACATCTGGCTTTCACGATATCTCATTTCAGTTTGTATTAGGCATGAAATACGATGATGGACTGATGCTAACACCAAGCAGTGAGAGTCTAGATGATATGCAGGATTGGCACTTTACAACATCGTTTAGTTTTACCCTACCAACGGGAAATTCAAACGCTACAATGCCCGATGGTTCACTTATAGATGCAGGGATGCAAACAGGTTTTGGAGAGCCATCTTTTATGTTAGGTCTTAGTGCTACAAAGTGGTTTGGTAATGACTGGACTCTAGTAGGAGATGTGTCGTATAATACTTTTTTAGAAAACACTTATAGTGATGGTTCTAAGGTGCGTTTTGGAGATGAGTTTCGCTTAAACACAGCTATCTCATATATGCTTTACTCAAAACCAGCGAGTAAATTGCGTTTGGATTTTAACATGGAAGCAAACTATCTTCATCTTGGACGAGATATTGAAAATGGGAGTGGAGCGAACGCGACAGGTGGCGAGATGATATACTTAACTCCAGGGGCAAGACTCTCTTACAAAACTACCTCAGTAGCAGTTGGTGTTAAATTACCTACCTGGACAAATCTAAATGAAGAAGATTTGCAACAAGGTGCTGAGGGCAAAGAGGATTATAGACTTATCTTTACATTCAGCGCACTCCTTTAA
- a CDS encoding nickel/cobalt transporter, producing MNFYNEFLHQIINWQYNLNDSVASYINSVNENGLSAVMVVLAISFIYGLVHAAGPGHGKALVSFYFLSRGGSYKKAIKLGYLISIVHAFSALSITFVIYFILKGLFSKTFQELSNISMIISAVMIVAVGIYLLVKAIKAKKEKEQTDFSNEKSEYAVAFSVGVVPCPGVMSIVLFCISTGNLYLGVLSAIVMSLGMGLTISLAGILTSYASSKSGSFLKTKGYLLEMFGAIFIILLGVFLFTINTQSLFTPQDAAPIF from the coding sequence ATGAATTTTTACAATGAATTTTTGCACCAAATTATAAATTGGCAATATAATTTAAACGACTCAGTTGCTTCATATATAAATTCGGTAAATGAAAATGGTCTAAGTGCTGTTATGGTAGTGCTAGCGATCTCATTTATATACGGCTTAGTTCACGCAGCTGGTCCAGGTCATGGCAAAGCATTGGTTTCGTTTTATTTTTTATCTCGTGGTGGCAGTTATAAAAAAGCCATAAAATTAGGCTACCTAATCTCCATTGTGCATGCTTTTTCAGCTTTGAGCATTACATTTGTTATTTACTTTATTTTAAAAGGTCTTTTCTCTAAAACTTTTCAAGAACTCAGTAATATTTCTATGATAATCTCTGCTGTGATGATTGTAGCAGTTGGAATCTATCTGCTAGTAAAAGCCATAAAAGCAAAAAAGGAGAAAGAACAAACTGATTTTTCAAATGAAAAATCAGAATACGCTGTGGCTTTTTCTGTGGGAGTCGTCCCTTGCCCTGGAGTTATGAGCATAGTCTTGTTTTGTATTAGTACTGGTAACTTATATCTTGGAGTTTTATCGGCTATTGTAATGAGCTTAGGTATGGGTCTTACTATTTCACTAGCGGGGATCTTAACTAGCTATGCATCATCAAAAAGTGGAAGCTTCTTAAAAACAAAGGGGTATTTGTTAGAGATGTTTGGAGCAATTTTCATTATACTTTTAGGAGTTTTTTTATTTACTATAAATACTCAAAGCTTGTTTACTCCTCAAGATGCAGCTCCCATATTTTAA
- a CDS encoding energy-coupling factor ABC transporter permease translates to MHIPDGFISPQIYIPAIAISASLLALAYKKIELDVEKIPLIAGVSAISFVMMLIAIPFPGGTTMHLGGVAIISLLFGPWIAFSSISLVLLIQALLFGEGGITSYPINIIAMAYIGSFSSYWFYRLFVTRSKNIAIFMAGWSSIFFPSIIIAVVLGVQPLVASVDGTPLYFPFGLSVTLPSVVVPHIFIAIIEGLVTLSSVKFLKTQFRSVFSE, encoded by the coding sequence GTGCATATACCTGATGGCTTTATATCTCCACAAATATATATCCCAGCCATAGCCATCAGCGCATCTCTCTTAGCTCTAGCATATAAAAAAATAGAGTTAGACGTAGAAAAGATTCCTCTCATAGCAGGAGTGAGTGCCATATCTTTTGTGATGATGCTTATAGCCATTCCTTTTCCGGGTGGAACTACTATGCATCTTGGCGGAGTGGCCATAATCTCTTTGCTTTTTGGACCATGGATAGCTTTTAGTTCTATCTCTTTGGTCCTGCTCATTCAAGCGCTTTTGTTTGGAGAGGGTGGCATCACTTCATATCCCATAAATATCATAGCTATGGCATATATTGGGAGTTTTAGCTCCTACTGGTTTTACAGGCTTTTTGTAACTCGTTCAAAAAACATAGCTATCTTTATGGCTGGCTGGAGTAGTATATTTTTCCCTTCAATTATCATAGCAGTTGTTCTTGGCGTCCAGCCATTAGTAGCATCAGTTGATGGAACTCCGCTTTACTTTCCTTTTGGGCTTAGTGTTACACTTCCATCAGTAGTTGTTCCGCATATTTTTATAGCCATAATTGAGGGTTTGGTTACACTAAGTAGTGTGAAGTTTTTGAAAACTCAATTTAGGAGTGTTTTTAGTGAGTGA
- the thrS gene encoding threonine--tRNA ligase, translating to MGFEGKPILLDNSQDSLEVLRHSTAHLMAQAIKSLYPDAKFFVGPTVKEGFYYDFKTETEIGESDLKKIEKQMLSFAKKKYEIEKYEISMDEAKEKFKDDHLKLAVMDRIPDDKVSIYKQGEFEDLCRGPHLPNIGLIRYFKLTKISGAYLGGDSKNEMLTRIYGIAFADKESLKAHMEMLAEAEKRDHRKVGAEMKLFTFREEVGAGFPIWLPAGGRLRARLESLLFKAHRKRGYEPVRGPEMLRSDLWKTSGHYQNYGENMYFTKIDEVEFGVKPMNCVGHIKVYEDELHSYRDLPIKYFEYGVVHRHEFTGALHGLFRVREFTQDDAHIFCTSDQIEEQIIEVVDFVDKIMSTFEFDYKMMISTKPEKAVGSDEVWETSIKALKSAMDKNELPYEIDEGGGAFYGPKIDIKITDAIGREWQCGTIQLDFNLPDRFELEYNGENNEKIQPVMIHRAILGSFERFIGILTEHYAGEFPMFIAPTQVAIVPIADTHNAYAKELADKLIDINADSEIYNKNDSLNKRIRTAEKTRVPMLIIIGDEEVEGGTVAIRDRRTREQYNLSEDEFLKLIQTKINEVNF from the coding sequence ATGGGCTTTGAAGGTAAACCAATTCTCCTTGATAACTCGCAAGACTCACTAGAAGTCCTTCGTCACTCAACTGCACATCTAATGGCTCAGGCTATCAAGTCACTTTACCCTGATGCAAAGTTTTTTGTAGGCCCAACTGTGAAAGAGGGGTTTTACTATGATTTTAAAACTGAGACTGAAATCGGTGAGTCAGACCTTAAAAAAATAGAAAAACAGATGCTCTCATTTGCTAAGAAAAAGTATGAGATAGAGAAGTATGAAATCTCTATGGATGAGGCAAAAGAGAAATTTAAAGATGACCACTTAAAGCTAGCTGTTATGGATAGGATTCCAGATGATAAGGTTAGTATCTACAAACAAGGTGAATTTGAAGATCTTTGTCGTGGTCCACACCTTCCAAATATTGGGCTTATAAGATATTTTAAACTCACTAAAATCTCAGGTGCTTATCTCGGAGGTGACTCTAAAAATGAGATGCTAACTCGTATATATGGTATCGCATTTGCAGATAAAGAGTCACTTAAAGCACATATGGAAATGTTAGCTGAAGCTGAAAAACGTGACCATAGAAAAGTTGGCGCTGAGATGAAACTCTTTACCTTTCGTGAAGAGGTTGGTGCAGGATTCCCTATCTGGCTACCAGCTGGTGGAAGACTTCGTGCAAGGCTAGAGAGTCTTCTATTTAAAGCTCATCGTAAGCGTGGTTATGAGCCAGTCCGTGGACCTGAGATGCTTCGTAGTGACCTATGGAAAACGTCTGGGCATTACCAAAACTATGGCGAAAATATGTACTTTACAAAGATTGATGAGGTAGAGTTTGGTGTAAAACCTATGAACTGTGTTGGTCATATTAAAGTATATGAAGATGAACTTCACTCTTATAGAGACTTGCCTATAAAATATTTTGAGTATGGTGTTGTTCATCGTCATGAGTTTACAGGTGCACTTCATGGACTCTTTCGTGTTCGCGAGTTTACTCAAGATGATGCACATATTTTTTGTACGAGCGATCAGATAGAAGAACAAATCATTGAAGTTGTTGATTTTGTGGATAAAATAATGTCAACATTTGAGTTTGACTATAAGATGATGATATCAACAAAGCCTGAGAAAGCCGTAGGAAGTGATGAAGTTTGGGAGACTTCCATCAAGGCTTTAAAGTCTGCTATGGATAAAAATGAACTGCCATACGAGATAGATGAGGGTGGCGGAGCCTTTTATGGTCCTAAGATCGATATCAAGATTACAGATGCCATAGGTCGTGAGTGGCAATGTGGAACTATACAGTTGGATTTCAATCTTCCAGATAGATTTGAGCTTGAATATAATGGTGAAAATAACGAAAAAATTCAACCAGTTATGATTCACAGAGCAATTTTAGGTTCTTTTGAGCGTTTTATTGGTATATTAACAGAGCATTATGCTGGAGAATTTCCAATGTTTATCGCTCCAACACAAGTAGCTATCGTTCCAATCGCCGATACGCACAACGCTTACGCTAAAGAGTTGGCAGATAAACTAATCGACATAAATGCCGATAGTGAGATATATAATAAAAATGATTCTCTTAACAAAAGAATCAGAACAGCAGAAAAAACAAGGGTTCCAATGCTCATAATCATTGGAGATGAAGAAGTCGAAGGTGGAACTGTTGCTATTCGTGACAGAAGAACTAGAGAGCAGTACAACTTAAGCGAAGATGAGTTCTTAAAGCTTATACAAACTAAAATAAATGAGGTGAATTTTTGA
- a CDS encoding DUF1007 family protein has product MKTLMIFLLANIVLYAHPHIFIDIYPKLNIQDTKVTSLSLEWKFDQMTSSVLIMDYDKNKDNKFSKNEIALMKRNTIKLFKDHNYYLKIRENDRYVEIEKLDNFVATIDKAGRLVYSFDLICSFEVKDSMLMFYDKGYYISFMLKKTFVAPLNKNINFNIRKVDNGTYFGYAMLIKDII; this is encoded by the coding sequence ATGAAGACGTTAATGATTTTTTTACTTGCAAATATTGTTTTATATGCTCACCCTCATATATTTATCGATATTTACCCTAAACTCAATATACAAGATACTAAAGTTACTTCACTTAGTTTAGAGTGGAAGTTCGATCAAATGACTTCTTCTGTACTTATAATGGATTATGATAAAAATAAAGATAATAAATTTAGTAAAAATGAGATAGCTTTAATGAAAAGAAATACGATAAAATTATTTAAAGACCATAACTATTATTTAAAGATAAGAGAAAATGATAGATATGTAGAGATAGAAAAATTAGATAATTTTGTAGCCACTATAGATAAAGCTGGAAGATTAGTATATTCATTTGATCTTATTTGTAGTTTTGAAGTTAAAGACAGTATGCTTATGTTTTACGATAAAGGTTATTATATTTCTTTTATGTTAAAAAAAACATTTGTAGCACCTTTAAATAAAAATATAAATTTCAATATTAGAAAGGTTGATAATGGAACTTACTTTGGCTACGCAATGCTTATTAAAGATATTATATGA
- a CDS encoding ABC-F family ATP-binding cassette domain-containing protein, protein MIQLINICKSFGPRELFVNLNFKLNSSQRVGLVGRNGSGKSTLFKIIMGEEGYDSGEVIIPKGYKIGTLKQHLTFSEPTLREEAALALSEEMQYDVYRVEKILFGLGFSEEDLDANPLSFSGGYQIRINLAKLLVTEPNLLLLDEPTNYLDIVSLRWLKNFLCNFDGELIFITHDRDFMDSVTTHTMGIIRKTLKIIEGDTHKFYEHLRADEELHAKQKISQDKKVKELEEFIAKNKARASTAAQAQSKVKQLEKMEMLEDLNFDKSLEFSFNFKETPAKVLLDVKGLKFGYTEDNILFENISFTLAKGECLGIIGKNGKGKSTLLNTIAGELKHLEGEINFHPSASLAHFGQTNISHLDPNKTVMDEIYAKNPKLGESRVRSICGAMMFSNDDAKKNISLLSGGEKSRVMLGQILASEINLLLLDEPTNHLDMQSIEALTKAVQNFKGSSIIVTHSEELLRRVCDRLIIFAKGKAEYFDGGYDEFLEKIGWEEEEDEVKKKTAPKTNFKENKKLKAQLIRERNSQTSSLKKEVEMLEKKIIQAEEKLELHHKELVEASEIADNSKIVDLSKLVSDEDALVEETFQKLEVAQTKLDKINEEYGQKIQEISC, encoded by the coding sequence ATGATACAACTTATAAATATATGTAAAAGCTTTGGTCCAAGGGAGCTTTTTGTAAACTTAAACTTTAAGCTAAACTCATCTCAAAGAGTAGGGTTAGTAGGACGAAACGGCAGTGGAAAATCAACACTTTTTAAAATAATAATGGGCGAAGAGGGATATGATAGCGGAGAGGTTATTATCCCAAAAGGCTATAAGATAGGCACTCTAAAACAGCATCTCACATTTAGTGAGCCTACTTTAAGAGAAGAGGCAGCACTCGCACTAAGTGAGGAGATGCAGTATGATGTTTATAGAGTGGAGAAGATTTTGTTTGGTTTGGGATTTTCAGAGGAGGACCTAGACGCTAACCCACTCTCTTTTTCTGGCGGTTATCAGATTCGCATAAATCTGGCAAAGCTTTTAGTTACAGAGCCAAACTTGTTACTTTTAGATGAGCCTACCAACTATCTTGATATTGTCTCTTTGAGATGGCTGAAAAATTTTTTATGCAACTTTGATGGAGAGCTTATTTTCATCACTCACGATAGAGACTTTATGGATAGTGTCACAACTCACACTATGGGCATCATAAGAAAAACTCTAAAGATAATCGAGGGCGATACTCATAAGTTTTATGAGCATCTTCGTGCAGATGAAGAGCTTCATGCAAAACAAAAAATCTCACAAGATAAAAAAGTAAAAGAGCTAGAGGAGTTTATCGCTAAGAATAAAGCTCGTGCATCTACTGCGGCTCAAGCTCAATCAAAAGTAAAACAACTTGAGAAGATGGAGATGCTAGAGGATTTAAATTTTGACAAATCTTTAGAGTTTAGTTTCAACTTTAAAGAGACTCCAGCAAAAGTTTTACTAGATGTAAAGGGTTTAAAGTTTGGCTATACAGAGGATAATATTTTATTTGAAAATATTTCATTTACACTTGCAAAAGGTGAATGTCTTGGTATTATAGGCAAAAATGGAAAGGGAAAATCAACCCTACTAAATACTATAGCAGGAGAGCTAAAGCACTTAGAAGGCGAGATAAACTTTCATCCATCAGCATCTTTGGCTCACTTTGGACAAACAAATATCTCGCACCTAGACCCAAATAAAACTGTAATGGATGAGATATATGCAAAAAATCCAAAACTTGGCGAGTCCAGAGTTCGCTCAATCTGTGGTGCAATGATGTTTAGCAATGATGATGCAAAGAAAAATATCTCACTGCTCTCAGGTGGAGAAAAAAGTCGTGTAATGCTAGGTCAGATACTCGCATCAGAGATAAACCTTCTTCTGCTTGATGAACCTACAAATCACCTCGATATGCAAAGTATCGAAGCACTTACAAAAGCTGTGCAAAACTTCAAAGGCTCAAGCATTATAGTTACTCACTCAGAAGAACTTTTAAGAAGAGTGTGTGATAGACTTATCATCTTTGCAAAAGGTAAAGCTGAGTACTTTGATGGTGGATATGATGAGTTTTTAGAGAAAATCGGTTGGGAAGAAGAAGAGGATGAGGTGAAGAAAAAAACTGCCCCAAAGACCAACTTTAAAGAGAATAAAAAATTAAAAGCACAACTTATAAGAGAGAGAAACTCACAAACCTCTTCACTAAAAAAAGAAGTTGAGATGTTAGAAAAAAAAATCATACAAGCAGAAGAGAAGCTAGAGCTCCATCACAAAGAATTAGTAGAAGCTTCAGAGATTGCTGATAACTCAAAGATAGTGGATCTCTCAAAACTTGTCTCGGATGAAGATGCCCTAGTCGAAGAGACATTTCAAAAGCTAGAAGTAGCGCAAACAAAACTTGATAAAATTAACGAAGAGTATGGGCAAAAGATACAAGAGATATCTTGCTGA